A genomic stretch from Candidatus Nitrososphaera gargensis Ga9.2 includes:
- the purD gene encoding phosphoribosylamine--glycine ligase, producing MVNVLIVGSGGREHAIGWKISQSRHVDKIYFAPGNGGTFENLDIKQNDIDKLVSFAKKQRSKKLLTIVGPEEPLSLGIVDAFEKEDLRIFGPTRQAAMLEASKAFAKELMREAGIPTAEFAIFTDAHKAKDYVSKQSKPLVVKADGLAAGKGVVVCDNADQAIAAIDSMMTKKEFGAAGSRIVIEERLSGEEASFIALCDGMTIMSLASSQDHKRVSDGDKGPNTGGMGAYSPAPVVDNDLYDKIVKRVMEPVTSIMKKRGTPFKGFLYAGIMVDQNGNPHVLEFNARMGDPECQPIMMRMESDLYEYVDAAVDGRLGSMPPIQWKDQTAVCVVMASRGYPGSYNKGEVIEGLDSKFGNDIMIFHAGTARDSQNRIVTNGGRVLGVTALGQNARQAIENAYSAVRKIRWGENGHYYRTDIARRAIVR from the coding sequence ATTGTGAACGTTCTTATCGTCGGCTCAGGCGGCAGGGAACACGCCATCGGCTGGAAGATCTCGCAAAGTAGGCATGTAGATAAGATCTATTTCGCACCTGGCAACGGCGGCACTTTTGAAAATCTAGATATCAAGCAGAATGACATCGACAAGTTGGTGTCGTTTGCCAAGAAGCAGAGGAGCAAGAAGCTGCTCACTATCGTGGGTCCGGAGGAGCCGCTGTCGCTTGGTATCGTTGACGCCTTTGAAAAAGAAGACCTACGCATTTTCGGTCCTACAAGGCAGGCCGCCATGCTCGAAGCAAGCAAGGCATTTGCCAAAGAGCTTATGCGCGAAGCAGGCATCCCGACCGCGGAATTTGCCATTTTTACAGATGCACATAAGGCCAAGGACTATGTCTCAAAACAGAGTAAGCCACTGGTAGTCAAGGCCGACGGGCTTGCAGCCGGCAAGGGGGTGGTGGTGTGCGACAATGCCGATCAAGCGATTGCGGCAATCGACAGCATGATGACCAAAAAAGAGTTCGGGGCTGCAGGCAGCAGGATTGTGATCGAGGAACGGTTGTCCGGCGAAGAGGCATCATTCATTGCGCTCTGCGATGGCATGACGATAATGTCCCTTGCCTCAAGCCAGGACCACAAGCGGGTCTCTGATGGCGACAAGGGCCCCAATACCGGCGGCATGGGCGCCTATTCCCCGGCGCCAGTAGTCGATAACGATCTTTATGACAAGATTGTAAAGCGGGTGATGGAACCAGTGACAAGCATCATGAAAAAGCGCGGCACCCCGTTCAAGGGATTCCTCTACGCAGGCATAATGGTCGACCAAAATGGCAACCCGCATGTGCTCGAGTTCAATGCAAGAATGGGCGATCCTGAGTGTCAACCCATCATGATGCGGATGGAGTCCGATCTGTATGAATATGTAGACGCGGCTGTCGACGGGCGGCTCGGCTCGATGCCTCCGATCCAATGGAAGGACCAGACAGCGGTGTGTGTGGTTATGGCCTCCCGTGGTTACCCCGGCAGCTACAATAAGGGCGAAGTGATCGAGGGTCTCGACTCTAAATTTGGCAATGACATTATGATCTTCCATGCAGGCACTGCAAGGGATTCACAGAACAGGATAGTGACAAACGGCGGCCGTGTTCTGGGCGTGACTGCACTCGGGCAGAATGCAAGGCAGGCGATCGAAAACGCGTACTCGGCCGTTCGCAAGATACGGTGGGGAGAAAACGGCCACTATTACAGGACAGATATTGCAAGAAGAGCCATCGTGCGCTAG
- a CDS encoding 5-formyltetrahydrofolate cyclo-ligase yields the protein MTGKKDVRQQMLEKRNRLDAQEIVERSKRVQEFLINSKEFQSAKVVGAYYAFGSEVRTDLVIEQTKALGKKVALPSVEGENLTFYELSSGKYLVKGRFGIMEPLPYGPVDRMDLLVVPGIAFDRKGYRLGYGKGYYDKFLAKRKVVFSIGLAYSFQLLDNNLPLGEHDKRLDAIATEDRIIYV from the coding sequence CTGACAGGAAAGAAAGACGTCCGGCAGCAGATGCTTGAAAAACGCAACAGGCTTGATGCGCAGGAGATTGTAGAACGCAGCAAGCGCGTCCAGGAATTTTTGATAAACAGCAAGGAGTTCCAGTCAGCCAAGGTCGTAGGCGCGTACTATGCCTTTGGCTCTGAAGTAAGGACAGATCTTGTGATAGAGCAGACAAAAGCACTTGGGAAAAAGGTCGCGCTGCCAAGCGTCGAAGGCGAAAACCTCACATTCTACGAGCTGTCGTCGGGCAAGTACCTTGTTAAGGGCAGGTTTGGCATAATGGAACCCCTGCCTTATGGACCTGTGGACAGGATGGACTTGTTGGTTGTCCCCGGCATCGCGTTTGACAGGAAAGGCTACCGGCTTGGCTACGGCAAGGGCTACTATGACAAGTTCTTGGCCAAGAGAAAGGTGGTGTTCTCCATCGGGCTTGCCTACTCTTTCCAGCTGCTTGATAACAATCTTCCATTAGGCGAGCACGACAAGAGGCTGGACGCGATAGCCACCGAAGATCGCATCATTTACGTCTAG